Below is a genomic region from Verrucomicrobiia bacterium.
TGCTGCTGGCCGATCTGTGGATGCCGCGCGAGCGCAAGTACCTGCTGGGTTACGGCGCCGCAGCTGCGCTGGGAGTAATGCTCCTTGTCAATGTTTCGGGTTGCGGCCTGTGCACAATCGACGGCTCTTCGTTCGGGGGAATGTTCATCCAGGACAGCCTTTCGCTCTTCTTCAAGCGGCTGTTTCTGATGTCCGCCATTTTGATCCTGATCATTGCTGTGGAGTTCTCCGACTGCCTTGCATCCGCGGTGTCGGAGTACTACGCGCTCATGGTCTTTGCGCTGGCGGGAATGCTGTTCGCTGCGTCGGCCAACAACTTCGCCCTGCTGTTTGTCTCGCTGGAACTGATCACGGTGACGTTCTATGTGCTGACGAGTTTTCAGCGCGGACGCCAGGTGTCGCTCGAGGCGGGCGTCAAGTATCTCATCATCGGCGCACTCTCCTCGGCGTTCATGGTGTTTGGAATTGCGCTCGTGTCGGGGATTTCGGGCAAGATGAACTTCGCCGAGCTTTCAGCCGTGGCTTCCCAGTTCAGTGACAACAAAGTTTTCCTCATTGGCATTCTTTTCGTCCTCGTCGGGCTTGGTTTCAAGATTGCCGTGGTTCCGTTCCAGATCTGGGCGCCTGACGTCTATCAAGGAGCCCCGACACCCACCACTGCGTTTCTTGCGATTGGCTCCAAGGCTGCGGGATTCGTGCTGCTGCTTCGATTCTTGTTTGCTGCGGTTCCCGCCATTACCGCGCAATGGGCGAATATTCTGATCGTGATTGCGGCGGCAACGATCTTGTATGGCAATCTCGGCGCGCTCCCCCAGCGGAACGTGAAGCGCCTCCTGGGCTACTCAAGCATCGCCCATGCAGGGTACCTTCTGATGGGCGTGGCAGCCCTCAACACGGCGGGACTCGCAGCCATCCTTTATTACCTCGGCGGGTATCTTTTCACCGTGATCGCCGCGTTTGCAGTAATCAGCGTGGTCATGCGGAATCTGGAATCGGAAGACATCTCTGCATTTGGTGGATTGAATCAGCGTTCGCCCCTGCTGGCCGCAACGTTGACGATTTCCATGGTATCACTCGCGGGTATTCCTCCGCTGGCAGGGTTTTTCGGAAAGTTCCTGCTGCTGAAAGCCGTGGTGGAACAGGGCGCGAGCAACACTGGGTATTACGTTCTGGCGTTTATCGCGATGGCAGGCGTGGTGATGTCTCTGTACTACTATTTCAACGTGGTGCGAGCGGCCTACTGGGGTTCGGCTTCCAATGACACATCGCCAATCACCCTATCGATGCCGATGCGAGTGACGCTGTATGTCTGCATCGCGGGCGTGTTTTTCCTTGGCCTGGTTCCGGGCCCGCTGATGAAGCAAACCCGGCCCGCTGCCGAAGTTCTTGAAGTCCCAACTGCGGCCGTTGTCCGAGCGGACGCAGCGCTGTGAGCGACGGCTGATCCGCTCAAGCGCCGTTCACAAAACCTTCGGCCATCGAGACTGCCTTGAGCATTGCCTTCGATTTGTTGATCGTCTCCTGGAATTCCGCTTCCGGCGTTGAATCGTTCACCCAGCCGCCACCTGCCTGCACGTAAGCCTTGCCGTCCTTGATCAAGGCAGTGCGGATCGTAATGCACGTGTCGAGGTTTCCGTTGAACGAGAAATAGCCGACACAGCCGCCGTAGGATCCGCGCGTCGTTTGTTCCAGCTCGGAGATGATCTGCATGGCGCGAATTTTGGGCGCTCCGCTGAGTGTTCCCGCCGGGAAAGTCGCGCGCATCAGGTCATAGAGGGAACGATCTTGCGAGAGAGTGCCTTCCACCTGCGAGACGATGTGCATCACGTGGCTGTAACGCTCAATCGTCATCAAGTCCTTCACTTGCACTGAGCCGAAGTCGCAAACGCGACCCAGGTCGTTCCGCGCAAGATCCACCAGCATCACATGTTCGGCCCGCTCCTTGGGATCCGCGAGCAGTTCGCGTTCGAGTGCAGCGTCTTCGTCTGGCGTTTTTCCGCGCTGCCGTGTCCCAGCGATTGGGCGAATCTCCACCTTGCCGTCCTCGCATCGCACATGAATTTCAGGCGAAGCTCCAACCAGCGAGAACCCGTTCAGTTCCAGCAGGAACATGTAAGGCGAGGGGTTTATGGAACGGACCGCCCGATAAAGATCCAACGGTGAAACCTTTATCGCCGTCGAAAAACGCTGCGAGCCGACGACCTGGATGATATCGCCCGAGGTAATGTATTTTTTGGCCGCAGCAACGTTGGAGAAGAACTTTTCGCGTGAGACATTGGACTCGAACGGAATCTCGGCAACCTCCGACGGAAGGGTCACGGGATGATGTTCCGCAGGTTGTTCCAGCAGGGAGACGAGCCGTTCGATTTCGGCCACCGCATTTTCATACGCCTCGGCGGGGGTGGACGCTTCGTCGATTACTGCGTTTACGAGCACAGTGAGCGTCTGCGCGACACGATCAAAAATGAGGAGTTGATCGGCAATGAGGAAATACAATGTCGGCACGCCGAGCTCATCGTGCGGCGGGCGCGGCACCACGGGTTCCACGTCGTGAATGAACTCGTATCCAATCACACCGATGGCACCCCCTGTGAACCGAGGGAGGCCAGGCACCGTCACAGGGCGGAACTTGCTCATCACGCGTTCCACCACTTCGAGGCCGTCGCGCACGATCTGCGGATCGGTCGAACTGGCGCTTCCGTGGGAAGCAGGCCGGACCGTGAAGCGTTCGAGAACCTTTCCATTCTCGATCACCTCAACGCGATTGCCGTCCTGCCGGACGATGCCGCGGGGATTGCAGCCGACAAAGGAATAGCGGCCCAGGTGCTCGCCGCCTTCAACGGATTCGAAGAGGAAGGACTCGCCCTGGCCACGGATTTTTCGATACGCGGAAAGCGGCGTTTCAATGTCGGCGAGAAGGCGGCGCGTGACGGGAATCAGGTTTCCCTGCGTTGCCAGCTTCACGAACTCGTCAGGATTGGGCGAATACATAGGCCAAGGGCATTGACTCAATCGTGGGTCATTGCCGCGGGCCAGTATTATGGAGCGGACACTGAGGAGTAAACAGTGAACCTGCGCGTCGCACAGGACGAACTACTTTACGAACCCATCGCCGGGAAGCGGAGCGGGTTGCGGGGAGCGGCGGGTGAGGCGGCGGTTCATGGCACGGCGAGACCGCCAGACTCCCAGGAGCGTGAACAGCACAACAGCGAAGCTGTAGGCGAGCATCCCCATGCCAATGCTGGTTGGGATCAAATAGCTGTCGCTGAACAGCACCAGCGCGCCGCCCACGAGGGCCGTGAGCAAGGTATTTCCGGCAAGGCAGGAAAGATACAGTGTCACCGGGGTTTCTGTGATTCGAGCGACGTGCCAATCCCGGTAGTTCTCCTCGCCCATGGAACGCATCAGCCATGCGGATTGGAAATTCCGCGCCGCCACGAGCACGCTCATGGTGCTGACGCCGATGGCAACTGGCGCTGAAAAGGCGAGGAGCCAGCAAGCCGCAAGGTTGACGAGAAGTCCGCCATGCCAGCCGAGTTTTTTAGCAATGGGATTGCCCTCGAGAACCAGATTGGGTGTGGCTACCCAGGTGCTGATAAAATCCATTCCCCGCCCGAACAGCAACAGGAGGAAACAGAGGCAGTAATCACGGCTCCCGAATTGGAGCAGGTCTTCCATTATTTTTTGCCGTAGATTTCTCCCGGCGGCTTGAGCAGGGGTTCGGTTGTCTTGAAGCCCTCACCCGGGTTGCCGTCGACGGATCGGAAAAAGCAGGACTTGTAACCTTCGTGACACGCCGCCCCGTTTTGTTCCACCTGGATCAGCAGCGTGTCGCCATCGCAGTCAAACGCAATGTCCTTCACCTCCTGCGTATGCCCGCTGGATTCGCCCTTCATCCAGAACTTCTGGCGTGAACGGCTCCAGAAATGGGTTTTCCGCGTGTCAATCGTCGTTTCCAGGGAAGCACGGTTCATCCATGCCATCATCAAAACCCGCCCCGTCTTCTGCTCCTGGACAATGGCTGGAATCAAGCCGTTCGCGTCGAATTTCAATTTCTCGTAGAAGCTCATTTTGCAGGCGAAACCTAGCAGACAAATGGTGGCGAACCATCAAAATGTGAGCACGGGTTTGAGACTTTGCCGTTGAAGGTTATCTTAAGCCTCTTTGCCTATGGACCTGCCGCAAAAGCTTGCGATCCTCGCGGACGCCGCCAAATACGACGCTTCATGCGCCAGCAACGGCGGCGAGAAGCGGTCGTCGCGCGGCGGCAGCGGCGTGGGTTCCGTGACAGGCGCAGGGATTTGCCACAGCTTCAC
It encodes:
- a CDS encoding NADH-quinone oxidoreductase subunit N — protein: MNLSSISLELSVVGLGLVMLLADLWMPRERKYLLGYGAAAALGVMLLVNVSGCGLCTIDGSSFGGMFIQDSLSLFFKRLFLMSAILILIIAVEFSDCLASAVSEYYALMVFALAGMLFAASANNFALLFVSLELITVTFYVLTSFQRGRQVSLEAGVKYLIIGALSSAFMVFGIALVSGISGKMNFAELSAVASQFSDNKVFLIGILFVLVGLGFKIAVVPFQIWAPDVYQGAPTPTTAFLAIGSKAAGFVLLLRFLFAAVPAITAQWANILIVIAAATILYGNLGALPQRNVKRLLGYSSIAHAGYLLMGVAALNTAGLAAILYYLGGYLFTVIAAFAVISVVMRNLESEDISAFGGLNQRSPLLAATLTISMVSLAGIPPLAGFFGKFLLLKAVVEQGASNTGYYVLAFIAMAGVVMSLYYYFNVVRAAYWGSASNDTSPITLSMPMRVTLYVCIAGVFFLGLVPGPLMKQTRPAAEVLEVPTAAVVRADAAL
- the trpE gene encoding anthranilate synthase component I; the encoded protein is MYSPNPDEFVKLATQGNLIPVTRRLLADIETPLSAYRKIRGQGESFLFESVEGGEHLGRYSFVGCNPRGIVRQDGNRVEVIENGKVLERFTVRPASHGSASSTDPQIVRDGLEVVERVMSKFRPVTVPGLPRFTGGAIGVIGYEFIHDVEPVVPRPPHDELGVPTLYFLIADQLLIFDRVAQTLTVLVNAVIDEASTPAEAYENAVAEIERLVSLLEQPAEHHPVTLPSEVAEIPFESNVSREKFFSNVAAAKKYITSGDIIQVVGSQRFSTAIKVSPLDLYRAVRSINPSPYMFLLELNGFSLVGASPEIHVRCEDGKVEIRPIAGTRQRGKTPDEDAALERELLADPKERAEHVMLVDLARNDLGRVCDFGSVQVKDLMTIERYSHVMHIVSQVEGTLSQDRSLYDLMRATFPAGTLSGAPKIRAMQIISELEQTTRGSYGGCVGYFSFNGNLDTCITIRTALIKDGKAYVQAGGGWVNDSTPEAEFQETINKSKAMLKAVSMAEGFVNGA
- the hisI gene encoding phosphoribosyl-AMP cyclohydrolase — encoded protein: MSFYEKLKFDANGLIPAIVQEQKTGRVLMMAWMNRASLETTIDTRKTHFWSRSRQKFWMKGESSGHTQEVKDIAFDCDGDTLLIQVEQNGAACHEGYKSCFFRSVDGNPGEGFKTTEPLLKPPGEIYGKK